In Treponema sp. J25, a single window of DNA contains:
- a CDS encoding polysaccharide deacetylase family protein: MKKPLLAGIVLLLLLASCQSTGPNQGKEPTVSTPKKLCALTFDDGPDLVKTQRVLDRLAQHRVVATFFLVGSRVTDQTKPLLQQMVAMGCELANHSWDYDSLNTVSAEVVQQKFTRTQEAIKRIAGVDAKFFRPPNLAVSQTMFDVIPLPFAEGVLGFDWAGCGTTAQDRAQKVLAGMDDGAIILLHDVQPDPHPTPEALDILIPELKKQGYEFVTLSELFKRKGIDPASRKGSMWKYVR, encoded by the coding sequence ATGAAAAAGCCCCTGCTCGCAGGAATAGTACTACTTCTATTGCTGGCCTCTTGTCAGAGCACAGGGCCAAACCAGGGAAAGGAGCCTACGGTGAGTACCCCTAAGAAGTTATGCGCTCTTACCTTTGACGATGGGCCTGACCTTGTAAAGACCCAACGGGTGTTAGATAGACTTGCCCAGCACAGGGTGGTGGCTACCTTTTTCCTGGTAGGATCACGAGTTACGGATCAGACAAAGCCCCTCTTGCAGCAAATGGTCGCTATGGGGTGTGAACTGGCTAACCATAGCTGGGATTATGATAGTTTGAACACCGTTTCGGCAGAGGTGGTGCAGCAAAAATTTACCAGAACCCAGGAAGCGATTAAACGAATCGCCGGGGTGGACGCGAAATTCTTTCGGCCACCGAACCTGGCGGTAAGCCAGACCATGTTCGACGTAATACCCCTGCCCTTTGCAGAGGGAGTCCTGGGCTTTGATTGGGCTGGCTGTGGCACCACTGCTCAGGACCGGGCCCAGAAGGTACTGGCCGGTATGGATGATGGAGCCATCATCCTGCTCCATGACGTGCAGCCCGATCCTCATCCTACCCCCGAAGCGCTGGATATCCTGATCCCTGAACTTAAAAAGCAGGGATATGAGTTTGTAACCCTTTCGGAACTCTTTAAACGAAAGGGGATTGATCCAGCATCTCGGAAGGGGAGCATGTGGAAGTACGTACGCTAG
- a CDS encoding carbohydrate binding domain-containing protein, giving the protein MKRFVFTLVPMLLVLVFAIGCASTESAAPAAPAAQAAPVEKPTPQPWTIDFEDGTTMGWAGNNATAAVAKDKVHGGTYSMRVAAGDAGWKTAWFYNCGDKILADVPYSYSAWIYQETGKNVKFNIVIKTTMSSYKRAVDSAVVSSGVWTEIKNDSFVLSSDAGKPQDIYIEPETPGIVFYVDDIAILPK; this is encoded by the coding sequence ATGAAGCGTTTTGTGTTTACTCTGGTTCCGATGTTGCTAGTGCTTGTCTTCGCAATCGGTTGCGCTAGCACAGAAAGTGCCGCACCAGCGGCGCCTGCCGCTCAGGCTGCCCCTGTGGAAAAACCCACTCCCCAGCCCTGGACTATCGACTTTGAAGATGGAACTACCATGGGTTGGGCTGGTAACAATGCTACTGCGGCGGTAGCGAAAGACAAAGTCCACGGTGGCACCTACAGTATGCGAGTTGCGGCTGGAGATGCGGGATGGAAAACCGCCTGGTTCTATAATTGTGGCGATAAAATCCTGGCAGATGTTCCCTATTCCTATTCAGCCTGGATTTATCAAGAAACGGGAAAGAATGTGAAGTTTAATATTGTAATTAAAACTACCATGTCTTCTTATAAGCGAGCTGTGGATAGTGCAGTGGTTTCCTCCGGTGTATGGACTGAAATCAAGAATGATTCTTTTGTTTTATCTTCTGATGCAGGGAAGCCTCAGGATATTTATATTGAGCCCGAAACACCTGGTATTGTTTTCTACGTCGATGATATTGCCATTCTTCCCAAATAA
- a CDS encoding glycosyl hydrolase family 8: protein MEQAVHQQSYFERLGYSREEIDRRVSEAWHTLFEGPADERIYFESGPDMGYMLDTGNLDVRTEGQSYGMMMAVQMDRQDVFDRIWKWTMTYMYLTEGPNAGYFAWSCHPDGRRNSNGPAPDGEEYFAMALFFASHRWGDREAPFNYSKQARDLLARCIHKGEQGDGWPMWEPSNYLIKFVPNCDFTDPSYHLPHFYELFARWAYPEDRPFWQKAAAASREFLPKACHPVTGLAPEYSYYDGRPNFYNDHGDFYSDSYRVAANLGLDALWFGRKAYQKDIIDKIHRFFADKEPENYHWYKIDGTARPEPALHPVGLIATNAMGALATEGPLAEKLVRLFWETPLRLGNRRYYDNCLYFFALLALSGRYRIYEPRS from the coding sequence ATGGAACAGGCTGTGCATCAGCAGAGTTACTTTGAACGGCTTGGGTATAGCCGGGAGGAAATAGACCGGCGCGTCAGCGAGGCCTGGCATACCCTCTTTGAAGGCCCCGCGGACGAGCGGATCTATTTCGAATCCGGGCCCGATATGGGCTATATGCTTGATACGGGCAACCTGGACGTGCGGACCGAAGGTCAGTCCTACGGTATGATGATGGCGGTCCAGATGGACAGGCAGGACGTGTTTGACCGAATCTGGAAGTGGACCATGACCTACATGTACCTTACCGAGGGACCCAACGCGGGCTACTTTGCCTGGTCCTGTCATCCCGACGGACGACGCAATTCCAACGGCCCCGCCCCCGATGGGGAAGAGTACTTTGCCATGGCCCTCTTCTTTGCATCCCACCGTTGGGGAGACCGGGAAGCCCCCTTTAATTACAGCAAACAGGCCCGGGACCTTCTTGCCCGCTGCATCCACAAGGGCGAACAGGGAGACGGCTGGCCCATGTGGGAGCCTTCAAACTATCTTATCAAATTTGTCCCCAACTGCGATTTTACCGATCCTTCCTATCATCTGCCTCATTTTTACGAGCTCTTTGCCCGCTGGGCCTACCCGGAGGACCGACCTTTCTGGCAAAAGGCTGCAGCAGCAAGCCGGGAATTCCTCCCCAAGGCCTGCCACCCCGTAACGGGTCTTGCGCCGGAATATTCCTATTACGACGGACGCCCCAATTTTTATAACGACCACGGTGATTTTTACAGCGATTCCTACCGGGTTGCCGCCAACCTGGGACTCGATGCCCTCTGGTTCGGCAGGAAGGCCTATCAAAAGGACATAATCGATAAGATTCATCGCTTTTTTGCGGATAAGGAACCGGAAAACTATCACTGGTATAAAATAGACGGGACTGCCCGACCTGAACCGGCTCTGCACCCCGTGGGGCTCATCGCTACCAATGCCATGGGAGCCCTGGCCACCGAAGGCCCCCTGGCAGAAAAGCTGGTCCGCCTTTTTTGGGAGACGCCCCTCCGACTGGGAAACCGCCGGTACTACGACAATTGTCTTTATTTCTTTGCCCTGCTTGCCCTGTCGGGCCGCTATCGGATATACGAACCCCGGTCGTAA
- a CDS encoding endo-1,4-beta-xylanase, which translates to MNQKWKIGIILFLTIVTLHLGAQTFKNELILTSDFEDGKVGKWGPRGTEKVEVTTEVAKGGKYSLKISERTKTWNGPIHVLTEKPVPEDTYIITAWIYYKEGPAQSGFVLSAERSFQNEKQDHSYTNVASFLVKRGEWTQVSAEYNVPKDPTQKTIWFYFELPYKDDASVTANDKITFYIDDVKVEKLDPAAKPKIELGIPSLYETLSKWFSVGAAVEPEDVEPSTQKAQLMIKHFDTMVAGNAHKMDSVQPKEGQFDWSRADKIIEFGEMTGMRLRWHTLVWHNQVPAWFFQDPKDPNKPASKELLNQRLKTHIQTVVRRYKGRVESYDVVNEVISDNGGLRTGAEGSKWYQILGPEYIENAFRWAREIDPNAQLVINDYNLESNARKRQDMYNLVRDLKRKGVPIDAVGLQMHISINYPSIQEIRETINLFASLGVKVIITELDVSIYDNPSEPKKNITNDILLRQAQRYKELFDLFKEAANKKQLDTVVIWGLTDDGSWLNNFPVPGRTNAPLLFDKQLKAKPAFWAIVDPKKVPGLR; encoded by the coding sequence GGTATTATTCTTTTTCTTACCATTGTTACCCTTCATCTCGGGGCTCAAACCTTTAAAAATGAGCTTATTCTTACCAGTGATTTCGAGGATGGTAAGGTTGGCAAATGGGGCCCCCGGGGTACTGAAAAGGTGGAAGTAACTACCGAGGTCGCTAAGGGCGGTAAATATTCACTTAAAATCAGTGAGCGAACGAAAACCTGGAATGGACCCATTCATGTGCTTACGGAGAAGCCGGTTCCTGAGGACACCTATATCATTACTGCCTGGATCTATTACAAAGAAGGTCCCGCTCAATCTGGTTTTGTATTAAGCGCTGAACGTTCTTTCCAGAATGAAAAGCAGGATCATTCGTACACCAATGTGGCTTCTTTCCTGGTAAAACGGGGAGAATGGACCCAGGTAAGTGCGGAGTACAATGTTCCGAAGGATCCTACCCAGAAAACCATTTGGTTCTACTTTGAACTTCCCTATAAGGATGATGCTTCAGTTACCGCGAATGATAAAATCACCTTTTATATCGACGATGTAAAGGTGGAAAAGCTGGACCCCGCCGCAAAACCAAAGATTGAACTCGGTATTCCCAGTTTGTATGAAACCTTGAGCAAATGGTTCTCTGTGGGTGCTGCGGTAGAACCGGAAGACGTTGAGCCTTCTACTCAAAAAGCTCAACTTATGATTAAACATTTTGATACCATGGTTGCTGGAAATGCTCACAAGATGGACTCGGTGCAGCCAAAAGAAGGGCAGTTCGATTGGAGCCGGGCCGATAAAATTATAGAATTTGGCGAGATGACAGGAATGCGCCTTCGGTGGCACACGCTCGTGTGGCACAATCAGGTTCCTGCCTGGTTCTTCCAGGATCCAAAGGATCCCAACAAACCTGCTTCAAAGGAACTTTTGAACCAGCGACTTAAGACTCATATTCAAACGGTAGTTCGTCGGTACAAGGGGCGGGTGGAATCCTACGATGTGGTGAATGAAGTTATCTCTGATAATGGAGGTCTACGGACCGGTGCAGAGGGTTCAAAATGGTATCAAATCCTGGGCCCCGAATATATCGAAAACGCCTTCCGCTGGGCTCGAGAAATAGATCCTAACGCCCAGTTGGTAATTAACGACTATAATCTGGAAAGCAATGCCCGGAAGCGGCAGGATATGTACAATCTCGTGCGGGACTTAAAACGAAAGGGCGTTCCTATCGATGCGGTGGGTCTCCAGATGCATATCTCTATTAATTATCCTTCTATCCAGGAAATCCGGGAAACCATCAATCTGTTTGCTTCCCTCGGGGTAAAGGTGATCATTACCGAACTTGATGTTTCTATCTATGACAATCCGAGTGAACCGAAAAAAAACATCACCAATGATATTCTCTTGCGGCAGGCCCAGCGGTATAAAGAACTGTTTGATCTTTTTAAAGAGGCGGCGAACAAGAAACAGTTGGACACGGTGGTTATTTGGGGATTGACCGATGATGGAAGCTGGCTGAATAACTTCCCTGTCCCTGGACGGACCAATGCTCCCCTCTTGTTTGACAAACAGCTTAAGGCAAAACCGGCCTTCTGGGCCATTGTGGACCCCAAAAAAGTCCCGGGTCTTCGGTAA